The Labeo rohita strain BAU-BD-2019 chromosome 22, IGBB_LRoh.1.0, whole genome shotgun sequence genomic sequence GGCAGCAGATAAGCATTTACGTTAAATACTGCCGGAGCTTCATCAAGAACTGAACATATGATTTACCAATCAAGGAGGTAGTGTTGTAATATTGATGACTTAGTTTTTAGGAGTtcgttttaatattattttttttattttgttttagtgttGGTGCTGAATTACTTCCTGACTGTTCGTTGTTTGATCATCCCAGTCGACATAGTGAATGTTAGaggtattgtatttttataaagggagtattatttttaatgtttttaaattgtgtagTAATTATAGTGGGTGTATCTTGTTTAattgatgtgtttttatatttttatactttgttGTAATAGACTGTGTTTTCCCTTTCAGGGATGCACGGTTGCCGTTTACTTTTGATTTAATATGCTGTTTGTTCATCATTTGGTTAGGAGAATTTGGGGACCCAGAGTGACAGAGGAGATGTTAGGCCCCAAATAAACTGGGTTTATGGTGATTGTGATCTGATGCTGACTTGTGTTTGTCACCTGCATTGCCCACTGtcaattaagtttttttatttctttcttttgtaggtttggtttggtttcttACGCCAGCGGTGGCCACTGCGTTGACCTCACTGTGTGGATGGCGGTGGTGAGGTGGTTGGGCTTTTGTGTGGTGGGTTGAtcactttattttttggttatttttgtaGATTTGTTGCGTGATTGCTGTGAGCTTGATTGCTGTGAGAACACACTCCCTCCTGTGCCATTTCTGTATTCACTTTTTTTAGGTAACCTGTGGCCATCAATGGTTGGTTTtctttttgtgttattttaatttatttcttttgatgtttattttcttttcatgtgGGTATTTGCATTAAAGATTAGTGATGTGacgttttaatattttgatgtgtctgaataaaaatgtacttgttgACAAAAGCCACCCCATGGCCCCTTTCGCCTAGTTATTAGTGACCTCTGAAGGGGTCATTCTATTACACATAGTCCACATAATGATTAAACGactaaacacaaataaacaaattcaaactatacaattaaaaaaaacaaacttaacaCATCGAAAGGAAAGGACTCAAAGGACATGGTTGGGTGCCCATTCAAACACCCTCATCTCACCAACACAAGAAAGGAACAAAGGAAGGAAGTGAGGTCTATTTATAGACCTTAAGCAGGGGACTATGGGTAATGTAGTGCACCATATATGGAGTTCACCCTAAATGAAGTTGACtaagaattgtgggatatatagtacaaaggaaaaaaaaaacaaaaaaaaaaaaaaacgaacgaGTCAAATTTACAACGTTACCAATACTAATACTGGCTTAGTTCGCTAGTTTTATGATATTAACTAAATAaaggaaaatgtttaaaaaaataatatccatATTTCCATTGCGTAGATAACTGCTTTCCACATAGAAACATACAACAGAACCTTAATCACTCGCATCTGATTGACACATATCATATTGACATGTCATATTGACACTTAACCCCATAAACTTTATCATTCAACTGAACTGGGCACATGTGTTTTAACTTCGCCACCTTATATGTTCTTACTATGCATGTATTAGTCTAAATTTACGTCCTTGAAAGCGCACGATTTTCTAgcataattactttaatttctCAGGTAATATCAATGTATTTCAGATACGGCCAAAATTACAACAACAGTGGTTCGATATAGGGGCAGAGTGGGGGAAATTGTTGAGAACAGAATAACTACAATAACTGCCTATTGCCCAATGGAGGCGTTTTACCCCActgactgagaaaaaaaaaatctcattctgaaaataatataattatatttttattaaaataacacatactCTCTACAGGCCTTAATCTTCTCATATCATATATAACCATGACGTtctacaaaacaacaagctctaaaatacttttttttttttttttcgttactGCTGAAAATTAGACCAGTTACTgtgaaatctgttttctctctggTGCATTTACACTGTTTTTTCCAGCAGGGGTCGCCAACATGTGGCGCTTCGATCtgttcgaaacagtgaatcacttTAAGAAGTGTTTCAATTTATTCAAAGTTTCAAAAAGCTTCATCTCTCCCAATCACTAGCAACTGTCCGGGACATGGAGCCTCGTGTGGAGGAAGCACATCCAGGTCTCCACTTGCTTTGCTTCTTTGGTTGCTTTTATTGCTGGGCTTTTTCCTGCAGGAGCCAGTGAATAGAATGCTATTTGATATCCAGGAAGCAGGGTGGAGTATTCAAATAACAACCTGTCAGATCAGCAGCACAGAGGACAATGGAACAATAGAGATATAGCACTGACAGCAAAAACACAGGATCATCACATTACAGTAGGGTCACAGAACATAACAACTATAATTCAGTATTAGCTTAGTCGTTTCTCATAACACACAACATATTTTAGAGAGACACAAAAGCcatgttttttataatatttatcacATACAAAGATTTTCAAATTCATGTCCTTGATTCTGAAAATAGCGTTTAGTAGGTTTCACTTCAAGGGACTTTTCCCTTTGTCAATGCAAAGGAACACAGAAAGGACaatgtataaatatgtttttcaaaGTGCAAGGCACAGCATATTTgtcttgcaagaaaaaaaaaaaaaagaaccaaacaaacaaacaaacaaaacctttaagttacaaatattacaattatgaaataaaatgaaatcagcacctcataaaatgtcataaaatgtaGATGATATATTCACAACTACAAGAAGGCAGAATGCTGCAGTTTCATGGTGACTTATTTACACACATTTCAGcaataaagataaaatacagtttatctATCAAATGTATGAAGGCTTGCTATAATTGAATTGCATTACCATTGTTGGCCACATCACTTTCACTTGCATTATCAActatacacacatttatgttaatTCTTCTCTAACATTCTTCCTgacaaacttaaaatattttacaaatttaagtACCATTTACCACAGCCTGTGCCATGTGTGCATCCAGTTACAAGCACTGAACATCATAAATACTCTCAGCAAACTGGTTcaccaattttaaaataaattaatgtatttctaAGCTTATTAAGGCTGATCTTGGTTCCTGTGTAGTTTGTGGAAAGTGTTTTCTGATGAAGGCTGATGACTAAGGGATAGTGTTGTTTAAACCATAAACATTagcaatgtaatgtaaatacagtctttttttcccagaaaactaaaatgtaaaaacacagtCAGGTCTGTCAGTTATGAGTGAATGTAAGCAGGCAagatgaaataattaaaatgttaaaccaCATCAGTTACAGtgcaaagaaaagaaacagaTTTTGTCTCACAGTCTGGATCACTTTAGCAGCCTTCATAAACCTCTAATAAACAGTTCCACAGCTAGTAATATTTTGCTACGTTTCAGTCATTTCCCAATTCTCTTTAGTGTCGCTTTCaatgaaagtattaaaattttaaacaatgttACATTGTTGTATTGGCAACCTCAGTCTGAGCCTGATTCAAAGATGTTCTGTGTCTCTGTCTCTTGGTTTCAGTGGCGAGTTATTAACATCATCATCCTGTAAGAAAACACAGAttcacaaatgtaaatgtaatcagGAGTActgatgtttattttcttttttctttttttaaaagacaccTTATGTTTAGTtgggtgtttttgtgtttttgattgttttgacaCTGCCTCACTGCTTCTGTGGCATTAGACATGTCATATCTCATAATCTTGTTAAAATCAACTATATGTATTACTTACTTTCTGTGGTGCTTGATTATATCTCCTGTGATGACGGCAGTAAATCACAACCAGAGCCACAACCAGAACACCAACAACAGCAACACATATTCCTGCTACAACACCTGAAGACAGATCTGAATCTTGGACAGCTAAAGACAGACAGTCATTATTACTATGCTGCCAGGAAAATGGACCAAAAATATgcattgttcatgttaacaaAGCATTAGAGGGTcaaaactttcttttttctagACAGTCTACAACATTAAATTGTACACACTTAGGTTGATTacagatattgtttttttttttttttccttcctttcttaatttcaatgcatttaatgccaaaatattaaactcaCCAGTGACAGTAACACTGAATCTCTTCACTCTCTCTTCACTGGTTATGCTGAATCTGCCGTTGTTGATGATGATCTGTAGtttataaagtccagagtctgtggttctgatgtttgtgatggtcagagatccagtctgattgtTCAAcgtcagtctgtctctgaatctctcttTACACTGATCATTTGTACAGATCTTACTCTGATCTCTGGTAATTTCACCAATGagaatgtcattaaaataccacatcacatcatttgttttttttgattcACCAGAATCTAAAATAACAGATTCTCCCTCCTTCACTGACTTTCTctgcatttcattttgtttagcAGCAGATGAACCTGAAACACAAACCAACATATGGTGGAGGATATTTTTTTGTgggaaactaaaacaaacaaacaaacaaactatgcAACATAAAAGATTTGTGAAAATGGCTGCAATTGCACAAGCCCTTTTCTGACTTTTGTCACTTCTGTAATTGTGAAAATACTGtgtgtaaattaaaatgcagGCAAAGACAATACAAATCAAGAAACACATGggcaatattttaaacatatataaactGCACTAATGACTTACCACTGACAATAACTTTGAAGGTTTTGTCACTGCTGCTGGTGCTACTGATGATCTTTAAGTCATAAACTCCAGAGTCTGTGTTTGttatgtttgtgatggtcagagatccagtctgattatccagcttcagtctgtctctgaatctctcttCACCATCTTCACACTTAACATCTGTACAACGATGAGTGAGATCGCCACTGATTTGAGCGATGCgaatgtcattaaaataccatttaatGTCTTCTTGATGCCTTGTTTCGACACCAGtgtgaaaaatgacaaaatcccCCTCTTTCACGGATACTACATCTGATCCAACACTAGACACACCTGAAgaacaataataaatgcaaataaacaacaagtaaatatgttatgtatttatttatttatttgttattttatgtatttatttatttatttgtcttcaAATAGTCAACAAAGTTATATAACAACCAAAACCCTTTAACAGCATGCCTTATGTTGCAATGATCAGACTTCCCCTGCCCGCACAAATCCAGCAGGTGTTGTTATACCACAAGCAATAGTAATGGAACATTACTGCTTCACAACATTGTTCCATAACCCTTAACTTTCCATAAACATTCCCTCttatctcttattcatgaacAGAAACTTCTCTTGAAATCACACATCATAAGACTAAACATGGTTTAAATGATTGTTATAAAAGCTTATATGACTAAACAGAATAATGACTGATtaattataatgattaaaaaggTAAATTATTATAAGCAAATCAATAGATgaagaataaatgaagaataaatgCTCTCTTGAAACAACACATCCATTTAGTAGAAGCATTTATCTGTAACAACTTACGTTACATTTACTACATTTGAGTTTATGCCTTGATTCAAAATATACCTTTATACCAAAATATACCCAAACTTCAACCTTTACTGACTATATCAACTTTTTTTTACCAAGTCACTTGACCTTATTATTTACAAGAAACCCATTTTCACTCCATTGAAACCGTgttagtttcttttttattgttaacaGATGTTTAACCTTATACTAGCGTTTCTACAGCGCCTGGATTACAGCGAGAGATTATAACAAAAAAGTTCTTACCATAGTCGAGTAAAAACAAGATCCCTGGGAGCAAATTAAGGAGAGggttcatttttttatgatgttgtTTCGCTAGTTCAAAGTAATGCGTGAGAACAGCGATCACCTGACGTTCCTGCCTTTTGTTGCATATGCAAACATGCTCTTCCTCCTGTTCCGTTGGTAAAATATTACATTGCTTACTCCCAACAGTCAGTCTTGAttctattattttaaagaattgtaAGACTACCGTTTAGCAAAGACGTTGTTAAAATGTGAGAGTAGATTTGTGGAAATAAAATCCATCCATTACATTAAAGTTAGATTGGCTTAATGGTCTTCTATGCCAGTTGTGTAAGAAGGCAGAACTCAGAACAAGAAGAAAAATCATGATCTGAATCCAGAGAATAAAAAACAGCAGATCATATTATTTTGTTCTAGAAGCATGCTGGTAGAAAAGTCCctccctttctttctttattaatGTCATGTTATTGAAATATCACCCAAACCccccccaaacacacacaccacctGCCAACCGGATACTGAAAATGCAAATAACAAAGACATGTGACTGTACCAGTATAGTTATAGTATGCCAGCCAAAAACATgcagtttaaagtttaaacagGTTAAGAACTCATTGAAGCGAATGTAGGATTATGAAACATGGGTGTTTCCCTACAGCATTATCATGTAACCGTTCAGAAAGACAAATATATCTGTTcataatgtttactttatatGGCCAGGCATTAACTGTTGAGACAAGCCTTCAGAATCACCTGTAATGTCTGAGTTGGGGGAGGTGTAATATGTGCTAAAGGGGCATTTGTGAAATTACATGCTTCACCTTTAAGTCAAGTAAAATAGCAATCTGCAACACCTTGTGAATGGCATTAATGGTCTATTTCCGTAATTTGAACAGCGAACCCAAAACTAGACTGATGATATACAAAGCATAACCAAAGCAGTCTGGTAAAAAAAGGtgtttggccaaactgaaccgggatttccagggcaagaatcttgacaacattcatgatTGTTCTaatcatttctggtcaggtatatgaaatattaggctaattaattaattcagacTGCTCGTATGTATGTTTACCACCTTTTAACCTTTGTCAGAATACTGTGTCCTTCCTACTAGGTCcatttctatatgatttagcagcttctacACATTTTCCCCGGTGGTTTAGatagcataaattagcagaac encodes the following:
- the LOC127154226 gene encoding uncharacterized protein LOC127154226 isoform X2, which translates into the protein MNPLLNLLPGILFLLDYGVSSVGSDVVSVKEGDFVIFHTGVETRHQEDIKWYFNDIRIAQISGDLTHRCTDVKCEDGEERFRDRLKLDNQTGSLTITNITNTDSGVYDLKIISSTSSSDKTFKVIVSGSSAAKQNEMQRKSVKEGESVILDSGESKKTNDVMWYFNDILIGEITRDQSKICTNDQCKERFRDRLTLNNQTGSLTITNIRTTDSGLYKLQIIINNGRFSITSEERVKRFSVTVTDSDLSSGVVAGICVAVVGVLVVALVVIYCRHHRRYNQAPQKDDDVNNSPLKPRDRDTEHL
- the LOC127154226 gene encoding uncharacterized protein LOC127154226 isoform X1, yielding MNPLLNLLPGILFLLDYGVSSVGSDVVSVKEGDFVIFHTGVETRHQEDIKWYFNDIRIAQISGDLTHRCTDVKCEDGEERFRDRLKLDNQTGSLTITNITNTDSGVYDLKIISSTSSSDKTFKVIVSGSSAAKQNEMQRKSVKEGESVILDSGESKKTNDVMWYFNDILIGEITRDQSKICTNDQCKERFRDRLTLNNQTGSLTITNIRTTDSGLYKLQIIINNGRFSITSEERVKRFSVTVTAVQDSDLSSGVVAGICVAVVGVLVVALVVIYCRHHRRYNQAPQKDDDVNNSPLKPRDRDTEHL